Proteins from a genomic interval of Ovis aries strain OAR_USU_Benz2616 breed Rambouillet chromosome 25, ARS-UI_Ramb_v3.0, whole genome shotgun sequence:
- the GDF2 gene encoding growth/differentiation factor 2 has protein sequence MGRGALRMALPVLSLLACSALGKPLENRGRPSTGGDAHRLLRGPGGEQEGATFDLRMFLENMKVDFLRNLNLSGVPSQDRTRAEPPQYMIDLYNRYTTDKTSTPASNIVRSFSVEDAVSLATTEDFPFQKHFLLFNISIPRHEQITRAELRLYVSCQSHVDSSHELKGNMVIYDVLDGAEVWDAPGGTKTFLVSQDIRDEGWETFEVSSAVKRWVRADSTKSKNKLEVTVESHRKGCDKLDISVPPGSKNLPFFVVFSNDRSNGTKETRLELREMISHEQESVIKKLSRNTVVEAGENKDEEQDVQGHVPTAASLVRRKRSAGANSHCQKTSLRVNFEDIGWDSWIIAPKEYDAFECKGGCFFPLADDVTPTKHAIVKTLVHLKFPMKVGKACCVPTKLSPISILYKDDMGVPTLKYHYEGMSVAECGCR, from the exons ATGGGCCGTGGGGCGCTCCGGATGGCTCTGCCTGTGCTCTCCCTGCTGGCCTGCTCCGCCCTAGGGAAGCCACTGGAGAACCGGGGGCGGCCGTCCACGGGGGGAGATGCCCACCGCCTGCTACGGGGGCCCGGCGGTGAGCAGGAGGGGGCCACCTTCGACCTGAGGATGTTCCTGGAGAACATGAAGGTGGATTTTCTGCGCAACCTCAACCTGAGTGGGGTCCCTTCTCAGGACAGAACCCGAGCCGAGCCACCACAGTACATGATCGATCTATACAACAGATACACCACCGACAAGACGTCCACCCCTGCGTCAAACATTGTGCGCAGCTTCAGCGTGGAAG ATGCTGTCTCTTTAGCCACCACAGAAGACTTCCCTTTCCAGAAGCATTTCTTGCTCTTCAATATCTCCATTCCCAGGCATGAGCAGATCACCAGGGCTGAGCTCCGGCTCTATGTCTCCTGTCAGAGCCACGTGGACTCCTCTCACGAGCTGAAAGGAAACATGGTCATTTATGACGTTCTGGATGGAGCTGAGGTCTGGGATGCTCCTGGGGGGACCAAGACCTTCCTGGTGTCTCAGGACATCCGGGATGAGGGCTGGGAGACCTTTGAGGTGTCCAGTGCCGTGAAGCGGTGGGTCCGGGCAGACTCCaccaagagcaaaaataaactggAAGTGACAGTGGAGAGCCACAGGAAGGGCTGTGACAAGCTGGATATCAGCGTCCCCCCAGGGTCCAAAAACCTGCCCTTCTTTGTCGTCTTCTCCAATGACCGCAGCAACGGGACCAAGGAGACCAGGCTGGAGCTCAGGGAGATGATCAGCCATGAGCAGGAGAGCGTGATCAAGAAGTTGTCCAGGAACACTGTGGTGGAGGCAGGTGAGAACAAAGACGAGGAGCAGGATGTGCAAGGCCACGTGCCCACGGCAGCATCTTTGGTCAGACGGAAGAGGAGTGCTGGGGCCAACAGCCACTGTCAAAAGACCTCCCTGCGGGTGAACTTCGAGGACATCGGCTGGGACAGCTGGATCATTGCGCCCAAGGAGTATGATGCCTTTGAATGTAAAGGTGGCTGCTTCTTCCCCCTGGCTGACGATGTGACCCCAACGAAACATGCCATCGTGAAGACCCTGGTGCATCTCAAGTTCCCCATGAAGGTGGGCAAGGCCTGCTGTGTGCCCACCAAGCTGAGCCCCATCTCCATCCTCTACAAGGATGACATGGGGGTCCCCACCCTCAAGTACCACTATGAGGGGATGAGCGTGGCAGAGTGTGGGTGTAGGTAG
- the GDF10 gene encoding growth/differentiation factor 10 produces MARGPARTSLGPRSQQLPLLSLLLLLLLRDADGSHTAAARPAPPAAADGLAGDKNPQRSPGDVAAAQSPGAQDMVAVHMLRLYEKYSRRGARPGGGNTVRSFRARLEVVNQKAVYFFNLTSMQDSEMILTATFHFYAEPQWPPAREVPCKQRAKNASCRLLPPGPPARQHLLFRSLSQNTATQGLLRGAMALPPPPRGLWQAKDISLIVKAARRDGELLLSAQLDSGEKDTGVPRLGPHAPYILIYANDLAISEPNSVSVTLQRYDPFQAGDPEPGAAPNISADPRVRRATQAPGPLQNNELPGLDERPAHTPHGQHYHKHELWPSPFRALKPRPGRKDRRKKGQDVFMASSQVLDFDEKTMQKARKKQWDEPRVCSRRYLKVDFADIGWNEWVISPKSFDAYYCSGACEFPMPKMVRPSNHATIQSIVRAVGIVPGVPEPCCVPDKMSSLGVLFLDENRNVVLKVYPNMSVETCACR; encoded by the exons ATGGCTCGTGGCCCCGCTCGGACCAGCCTGGGACCCAGGTCCCAACAGCTGCCGCTGCTGtcgctcctgctgctgctgctgctccggGACGCGGACGGCAGCCACACGGCCGCCGCTCGGCCTGCCCCGCCCGCGGCCGCCGACGGCCTTGCAGGGGACAAGAACCCCCAGCGGTCTCCAGGAGACGTGGCCGCTGCACAGAGCCCAGGCGCCCAGGACATGGTTGCTGTCCACATGCTCCGGCTTTATGAGAAATACAGCCGAAGGGGCGCGAGGCCGGGAGGGGGCAACACGGTCCGCAGTTTCCGTGCCCGGCTGG AAGTGGTCAACCAGAAGGCCGTGTATTTCTTCAACCTGACTTCCATGCAAGATTCAGAAATGATCCTGACGGCCACATTCCACTTCTACGCAGAGCCACAGTGGCCCCCTGCGCGTGAGGTGCCCTGCAAACAGCGGGCCAAGAATGCATCCTGCCGCCTGCTGCCCCCTGGCCCCCCCGCACGCCAGCACTTGCTCTTCCGCAGCCTTTCGCAGAACACGGCCACTCAGGGGCTGCTCCGTGGGGCCATGGCCCTGCCACCCCCGCCGCGAGGCCTGTGGCAGGCCAAGGACATCTCCCTCATTGTCAAGGCGGCCCGCCGCGATGGCGAGCTGCTCCTGTCTGCTCAGCTGGATTCTGGAGAGAAGGACACAGGAGTGCCCAGGCTCGGCCCTCACGCACCCTACATTCTCATCTATGCCAATGACCTGGCCATCTCAGAGCCCAACAGCGTGTCAGTGACACTGCAAAGATACGACCCCTTCCAGGCTGGGGACCCAGAGCCTGGTGCAGCCCCCAACATCTCAGCAGACCCCCGCGTGCGCCGGGCCACGCAGGCCCCCGGGCCCCTCCAGAACAACGAGCTGCCTGGGCTGGATGAGAGGCCAGCACATACCCCCCATGGCCAGCACTACCACAAGCACGAGCTGTGGCCCAGCCCCTTCCGTGCACTGAAGCCTCGGCCAGGCCGCAAGGACCGCAGGAAGAAGGGCCAGGATGTGTTCATGGCCTCCTCACAGGTGCTGGACTTCGATGAGAAGACGATGCAGAAAGCCCGGAAGAAGCAATGGGATGAGCCACGGGTCTGCTCCCGGAGGTATCTGAAGGTGGACTTCGCGGACATAGGGTGGAATGAGTGGGTCATCTCACCCAAGTCCTTCGACGCCTACTACTGCTCGGGGGCCTGCGAGTTCCCGATGCCCAAG ATGGTCCGCCCATCCAACCACGCCACCATCCAGAGCATCGTCAGGGCCGTGGGCATTGTCCCGGGCGTCCCAGAGCCATGCTGCGTTCCCGACAAGATGAGCTCTCTTGGGGTCCTTTTCCTGGATGAGAACCGGAATGTGGTTCTGAAGGTGTACCCCAACATGTCCGTGGAGACCTGTGCCTGCCGGTAA